One Streptomyces umbrinus genomic window, CGGCAGGCCGAAAGCGACGTGGAAGAGGACGACGCTGATGATGCTGCCGAAGATCCCGAGCTTCCCGAACAGGCTGGTGATGGGCACCAGCGCGACCTGCAGGGGGACCACGAGCAGGCCGACTATGAGCAGGAAAACCCAGTCCCGGCCCGGGAATTCGACCCACGCGAAGACATATCCGGCGAGTGAGCCGACGACCACGACCAGTAGCGTGGCAGGGACGGTGATCAGCAGACTGTTCAGGAACGAATGCGTGATCGTCGAGTTGTCCAGCAGGTTGGTGTAGTTGTGCAGGGTCAGCTGCGCGGGCTTGGTGAGGACCGTCCACCAGCCGGACGACTGGATGTCCAGCGGCCCGCGCAGCGAGGACAGCAGCAGACCGACGGTGGGCAACAGCCAGAACAGGGCGACAGCCAGCAGGACCAGACGTGTGGATCCGCCGGCGAGCCGCCGAGCCGCACGGGTGGCGGCGCCCGGTCCCGTGCGGCCGGAGGCGGTTGTGGCTGCGGTCTGCGCGGCCCGGGCGGTCTGAAGGGTTGTCACCGTGACTTCTCCTTTCGGAACCGCTTGATGTTGAGGAACATGACCGGCGCGACCAGGGCGAGCAGGAGTACGGCGAGCGCGCTGCCGGTGCCCTGGTCGTTGCCGCCGCCGAAGGAGGACAGGTAGAGCTGCAGGGCGAGCACGTTGGCGTCCTGCTGGCTGGCGCCGGGTGCGATGACGTACACCAGGTCGAAGATCTTCAGCACGTTGATCACCAGCGTGACCAGTACGACACCCAGCACCGGCGCCAGGAGCGGCGCCGTGATGCGGCGGAAGACCTGCCACTCCCTCGCGCCGTCGACACGTGCGGCCTCCAGGAGTTCCCGGGGGATCCCGGCCAGCCCGGCAGCGATCAGGACCATGGCGAAGCCGGTCCACATCCAGACGTAGGCGCCGATGATCGACCAGGTGACGAGGGTCGGACCGAGCCAGTTGACGCCCGCGTACTGGGCGGTGAAGTTCGTCGCGGGCAGGCGCAGTTGAAGCGGCGAGGCGTCGATACGGGCAGCGGGCAGAGCGAATGTGCCGTCCTTGGCGGCTGTCGCCGTGGCGATGACGCGCCCGTCGCGCACAGCCTCGACCCGAACGCCGGCCAGCGCCTTCTCTCCCCGGTCGATCTTCCCGGGAGTGCCGCCGCCCGGCTGGAAGTCCAGCCAGACCGTGCCGCACAAGGCGCCCCGCGGGCAGGCACGCGGCGCGGCGGCCTGCGTCGCGCCGGTCAGGGTACTGGGCTGCACCCCGACCAGAGCCAGCGCGGCCGGACCGTCACCGGGGCTGACGGATCTACCGGTGTAGGGGCCGCCGACCGGGCCGGTCAGGGTGCTGCCGGGGCCTGCCACCCTGGGGTGCGCTCCGGGGTATGCCGATGCCTTGAAGAAGGTGTCGTGGACGCCGGTTGCCACCGCGTTGGCCACGCCCTTGCCGGGGTCCTGGTCGTAGACGAGCCGGAAGATGATGCCGGCGGCCAGCATGGAGATGGCCATCGGCATGAAGACGACCAGTTTGAAGGCGGTGCCCCAACGGATCCGCTCGGTGAGCACGGCGAAGATCAGGCCCAGCCCGGTGGCCGCGACGGGTGCGACCACGACCCAGATCGCGTTGTTCTTGATGGCGACGAGAGTCTGGTGGTCGGTGAAGATGCCCGTGTAGTTGGACAGCCCGACGAAGTGGGTGAAGCCGTCGGGGCCGAAGAGACTGCGTATCACCGACCACACGATCGGATACACCACGAGCGCGCCGAGCAGGATCAGCGCGGGCAGCAGGAAGAACGCCGCGATCCACGTACGGCCTCGGGGCGTCCTCCTCCTGCGGTGGGCGGGTGCCCCCGCCGCCGTGGGGGCGGCGGGGGACGGAGGGGTAAGGGTCTGTGACATGACGGCTGCCTCAGCCCGCTTTGGCGAA contains:
- a CDS encoding carbohydrate ABC transporter permease, whose translation is MTTLQTARAAQTAATTASGRTGPGAATRAARRLAGGSTRLVLLAVALFWLLPTVGLLLSSLRGPLDIQSSGWWTVLTKPAQLTLHNYTNLLDNSTITHSFLNSLLITVPATLLVVVVGSLAGYVFAWVEFPGRDWVFLLIVGLLVVPLQVALVPITSLFGKLGIFGSIISVVLFHVAFGLPFAIFLLRNFFAGIPRELLEAARLDGAGELWLFLRVVVPLGGPAIASLGIFQFLWVWNDMLVALIFADPGSAPLTVALQQQTRQFGTNIDVLSSGAFLSMIIPLVVFFAFQRQFVNGVMAGALK
- a CDS encoding carbohydrate ABC transporter permease, with the protein product MSQTLTPPSPAAPTAAGAPAHRRRRTPRGRTWIAAFFLLPALILLGALVVYPIVWSVIRSLFGPDGFTHFVGLSNYTGIFTDHQTLVAIKNNAIWVVVAPVAATGLGLIFAVLTERIRWGTAFKLVVFMPMAISMLAAGIIFRLVYDQDPGKGVANAVATGVHDTFFKASAYPGAHPRVAGPGSTLTGPVGGPYTGRSVSPGDGPAALALVGVQPSTLTGATQAAAPRACPRGALCGTVWLDFQPGGGTPGKIDRGEKALAGVRVEAVRDGRVIATATAAKDGTFALPAARIDASPLQLRLPATNFTAQYAGVNWLGPTLVTWSIIGAYVWMWTGFAMVLIAAGLAGIPRELLEAARVDGAREWQVFRRITAPLLAPVLGVVLVTLVINVLKIFDLVYVIAPGASQQDANVLALQLYLSSFGGGNDQGTGSALAVLLLALVAPVMFLNIKRFRKEKSR